Proteins found in one Microbacterium sp. LWS13-1.2 genomic segment:
- a CDS encoding NADP-dependent isocitrate dehydrogenase — protein sequence MTDSTIIYTYTDEAPALATASFLPIVQAVTRQAGVDVETRDISLAGRILAAFPQNLTPEQQVGDALAELGGLATLPEANIIKLPNISASIPQLKAAIAELQSQGYDVPDYPDEAQSLEDKDVRARYDRIKGSAVNPVLREGNSDRRAPLSVKNYARKHPHRNKPFAEGSKTRVATLGHDDFKSNEKTTVIPADDVLSIQHVAADGTVTSLKTGIKVLPGEIIDSTFLSAAALDAFLAETLETAKADDVLYSVHLKATMMKVSDPIIFGHVVKAYYADVFDRYGDKIAEAGLTPNDGLGAILAGLGDIEGGDEIAAAIAAATDSPRLSYVNSDKGITNLHVPSDVIVDASMPALVRNGGKLWGADGGEGDTLAVIPDSSYASVYQTVIDDVIAHGPLDPAKIGTVPNVGLMAQAAEEYGSHDKTFELQAAGTVQVVNQAGDVLLEHSVQPGDIWRATQTKDIAIRDWVKLAVTRARATGAPAVFWLDENRSHDAALIAKVKEYLQAHDTEGLTIEILAPADATQYSLDRLRKGEDTISVTGNVLRDYLTDLFPILEVGTSAKMLSIVPLLAGGGLFETGAGGSAPKHVQQLLEEDYLRWDSLGEFFALAASLEHLADFTGNIKAQVLADTLDAATGTFLENDKSPGRALGTIDNRGSHFYLTLYWTQELAKQQADPELAAAFAPVAEALAAGEEQIVGELIAVQGSPVDVGGYYRPDAELVAGVMRPSQTFNGIIDSL from the coding sequence GTGACCGATTCGACCATCATCTACACCTATACCGACGAGGCACCGGCCCTCGCGACCGCATCGTTCCTGCCGATCGTGCAGGCCGTCACCCGCCAGGCGGGGGTGGACGTCGAGACGCGTGACATCTCGCTCGCCGGCCGCATCCTCGCGGCGTTCCCGCAGAACCTGACGCCCGAGCAGCAGGTCGGCGACGCGCTCGCCGAGCTCGGGGGCCTGGCGACGCTGCCCGAGGCGAACATCATCAAGCTGCCGAACATCTCGGCGTCGATCCCCCAGCTCAAGGCGGCGATCGCCGAGCTCCAGTCGCAGGGCTATGACGTCCCCGACTACCCGGACGAGGCGCAGTCGCTCGAAGACAAGGACGTCCGCGCGCGGTACGACCGCATCAAGGGCTCGGCGGTCAACCCCGTGCTGCGCGAGGGCAACAGCGACCGCCGTGCGCCGCTGTCGGTCAAGAACTACGCGCGCAAGCACCCGCACCGCAACAAGCCGTTCGCCGAGGGCTCCAAGACCCGCGTCGCCACGCTCGGCCACGACGACTTCAAGTCGAACGAGAAGACCACGGTGATCCCGGCCGACGACGTGCTGTCGATCCAGCACGTTGCGGCCGACGGCACGGTCACCTCGCTGAAGACCGGCATCAAGGTGCTGCCCGGCGAGATCATCGACAGCACCTTCCTCTCGGCGGCGGCGCTCGACGCGTTCCTCGCCGAGACCCTCGAGACGGCCAAGGCCGATGACGTGCTCTACTCGGTGCATCTCAAGGCCACCATGATGAAGGTCAGCGACCCGATCATCTTCGGCCACGTCGTGAAGGCCTACTACGCCGACGTCTTCGACCGCTATGGCGACAAGATCGCCGAGGCCGGCCTCACGCCCAACGACGGACTCGGCGCGATCCTCGCCGGCCTCGGCGACATCGAAGGCGGCGACGAGATCGCCGCCGCGATCGCCGCCGCGACCGACTCCCCGCGACTGTCGTACGTGAACTCCGACAAGGGCATCACGAACCTCCACGTGCCGTCCGACGTCATCGTCGACGCGTCGATGCCGGCGCTCGTCCGCAACGGCGGAAAGCTGTGGGGCGCCGACGGCGGCGAGGGCGACACCCTGGCCGTCATCCCCGACTCCTCCTACGCGAGCGTCTACCAGACGGTGATCGACGACGTCATCGCGCACGGCCCGCTCGACCCCGCCAAGATCGGCACCGTGCCGAACGTCGGCCTCATGGCGCAGGCTGCCGAGGAGTACGGCAGCCACGACAAGACGTTCGAGCTGCAGGCCGCCGGCACCGTCCAGGTCGTCAACCAGGCGGGCGACGTGCTGCTCGAGCACTCCGTGCAGCCGGGCGACATCTGGCGTGCGACGCAGACCAAGGACATCGCCATCCGCGACTGGGTGAAGCTCGCCGTCACGCGCGCCCGCGCCACCGGCGCTCCGGCCGTCTTCTGGCTGGATGAGAACCGCTCGCACGACGCGGCCCTCATCGCGAAGGTGAAGGAGTACCTGCAGGCCCACGACACCGAGGGGCTCACCATCGAGATCCTCGCGCCGGCCGACGCCACGCAGTACTCGCTCGACCGGCTGCGCAAGGGTGAGGACACCATCTCGGTGACCGGCAACGTGCTGCGCGACTACCTCACCGACCTCTTCCCCATCCTCGAGGTCGGCACGAGCGCCAAGATGCTCTCGATCGTCCCGCTCCTCGCGGGCGGCGGACTCTTCGAGACCGGTGCCGGCGGCTCCGCTCCCAAGCACGTGCAGCAGCTCCTGGAGGAGGACTACCTCCGCTGGGACTCGCTCGGAGAGTTCTTCGCGCTCGCCGCGTCGCTCGAGCACCTCGCCGACTTCACCGGCAACATCAAGGCGCAGGTGCTGGCCGACACGCTGGATGCCGCGACCGGCACGTTCCTCGAGAACGACAAGTCGCCCGGACGCGCGCTCGGCACGATCGACAACCGCGGCAGCCACTTCTACCTGACCCTGTACTGGACGCAGGAGCTGGCGAAGCAGCAGGCCGACCCCGAGCTCGCGGCGGCCTTCGCCCCCGTGGCCGAGGCACTGGCGGCGGGCGAGGAGCAGATCGTCGGCGAGCTGATCGCCGTGCAGGGCTCGCCCGTCGACGTCGGCGGGTACTACCGTCCCGATGCCGAGCTCGTCGCCGGCGTGATGCGCCCGTCGCAGACCTTCAATGGGATCATCGACTCGCTCTGA
- a CDS encoding GNAT family N-acetyltransferase — MGDLRLVELSAATIVAVNNLSLKPGQEEYLSPVSYGIAATVVNPQTAWQRVVLDGEEVVAFVSANFDPDDPVEHFRSVLWRINVDADDQGRGVGRFAVKGLIDEARNRGMDHVCVIYEAGEGGPQQFFERVGFTPVGETEYGEVIAEIRL; from the coding sequence ATGGGTGATCTGCGACTCGTCGAACTGTCCGCCGCGACCATCGTGGCGGTCAACAATCTGTCGCTGAAGCCCGGCCAGGAGGAATACCTCTCCCCCGTCAGCTACGGCATCGCGGCGACCGTAGTGAACCCGCAGACGGCGTGGCAGCGCGTCGTGCTCGACGGCGAGGAGGTGGTCGCCTTCGTGAGCGCCAACTTCGATCCGGACGATCCGGTGGAGCACTTCCGCTCGGTGCTGTGGCGCATCAACGTGGACGCCGACGACCAGGGCCGCGGCGTCGGTCGCTTCGCCGTGAAGGGCCTCATCGACGAGGCTCGCAACCGCGGCATGGACCACGTCTGCGTCATCTACGAAGCCGGCGAAGGGGGTCCGCAGCAGTTCTTCGAGCGTGTGGGCTTCACACCGGTCGGTGAGACCGAGTACGGTGAGGTCATCGCAGAGATCCGTCTCTGA
- a CDS encoding acetylxylan esterase, protein MPRFDLSPAELAGYAPDVREPADFDDFWNATIAASRQWDAAPEVALLDTPYTLVDIFDVTFPGFGGDPVKAWLTLPAGATGPLPAVVEYQGYGGGRGLPGERLGWAAAGYAHLFMDTRGQGSMWGSGGDTLDPHGTGPSSSGFMTRGIEDPATYYYRRVFTDAVRAVDAVRTLPQVDADRVAVCGASQGGGIAIAAAGLSDGLVAVMPDVPFLCHFERAVGLTGDDPYQEVVRYLAVHRGADERVFETLSYFDGVNMAKRADAAALYSVALMDTICPPSTVYAAFNRHETADKRIEVYTHNGHEGGQAFQFPKQAAFLSTLA, encoded by the coding sequence GTGCCGAGATTCGATCTGTCCCCCGCCGAGCTCGCGGGCTACGCCCCCGACGTTCGCGAACCCGCCGATTTCGACGACTTCTGGAACGCCACGATCGCAGCGTCGCGACAGTGGGATGCCGCGCCCGAGGTCGCGCTGCTCGACACGCCGTACACGCTGGTCGACATCTTCGACGTGACGTTCCCCGGCTTCGGCGGCGACCCTGTCAAGGCGTGGCTCACGCTCCCGGCAGGCGCCACCGGACCTCTTCCGGCCGTCGTCGAGTACCAGGGCTACGGCGGAGGCCGAGGCCTCCCCGGCGAGCGCCTCGGATGGGCCGCCGCCGGCTACGCTCACCTCTTCATGGACACGCGCGGCCAGGGATCGATGTGGGGCTCGGGTGGCGACACGCTCGATCCGCACGGCACCGGCCCGTCTTCGTCCGGCTTCATGACCCGCGGCATCGAAGACCCCGCGACCTACTATTACCGCCGGGTCTTCACGGACGCCGTGCGCGCGGTGGACGCGGTGCGAACGCTCCCGCAGGTGGACGCCGACCGCGTGGCGGTGTGCGGCGCGAGCCAGGGCGGCGGCATCGCGATCGCGGCCGCCGGCCTCTCCGACGGCCTCGTGGCCGTCATGCCCGACGTGCCGTTCCTCTGCCACTTCGAGCGCGCGGTCGGCCTCACCGGCGACGACCCCTACCAGGAGGTCGTGCGCTACCTGGCCGTGCACCGCGGCGCCGACGAGCGGGTGTTCGAGACCCTGTCGTACTTCGACGGCGTGAACATGGCGAAGCGGGCGGATGCCGCGGCCTTGTACTCGGTCGCCCTCATGGACACGATCTGCCCGCCGTCGACCGTCTACGCCGCGTTCAACCGGCACGAGACCGCCGACAAGCGCATCGAGGTCTACACCCACAACGGCCACGAGGGCGGTCAGGCGTTCCAGTTCCCCAAGCAGGCCGCCTTCCTCTCGACTCTCGCCTGA
- a CDS encoding carbohydrate ABC transporter permease, whose translation MSASAQLAPTQAPPRSGSDRPSAPAPKRRRRGSAATWGWSILAILVALIWVFPVYWMFNSSMLSSATLESFTPTFVPFGGSFANYRGVIDGSFFSALGISLSVTIIAVFCCLLFAFLASVAISRFRFRGRLSFILAILVIQMLPAEGLFIAQYKMMSELGLLSNIFGLSLLYIAAVVPFTVWMLRGFVVGVPAELEEAAMVDGLSRTQAFMRITLPLLAPGLVASGVFAFLQCWNEFTVALVIMNAENQTLPLWLRGFVQQSSSRAIDWGEVMAASTIVAIPVIVFFVIVQGRMTSGLVAGAVKG comes from the coding sequence ATGTCCGCGTCCGCACAACTCGCGCCTACGCAGGCGCCGCCCCGGTCCGGATCCGACCGCCCCTCGGCGCCCGCCCCGAAGCGCCGCCGCCGCGGTTCCGCCGCGACCTGGGGCTGGAGCATCCTGGCGATCCTCGTCGCGCTGATCTGGGTGTTCCCGGTCTACTGGATGTTCAACTCGTCGATGCTCTCGTCGGCGACGCTGGAGTCCTTCACGCCGACCTTCGTCCCGTTCGGCGGCTCGTTCGCGAACTACCGCGGCGTGATCGACGGCTCGTTCTTCAGCGCGCTGGGCATCAGCCTCTCGGTCACGATCATCGCGGTGTTCTGCTGCCTGCTGTTCGCCTTCCTCGCCTCGGTGGCGATCAGCCGGTTCCGCTTCCGCGGCCGTCTCTCGTTCATCCTCGCGATCCTCGTCATCCAGATGCTGCCGGCCGAGGGCCTGTTCATCGCGCAGTACAAGATGATGAGCGAGCTGGGGCTGCTCTCGAACATCTTCGGCCTCAGCCTGCTGTACATCGCGGCCGTCGTGCCGTTCACCGTGTGGATGCTGCGCGGCTTCGTGGTCGGCGTCCCCGCCGAGCTCGAAGAGGCGGCGATGGTCGACGGCCTCAGCCGCACCCAGGCGTTCATGCGCATCACCCTGCCGCTGCTCGCGCCCGGGCTCGTCGCCTCCGGCGTCTTCGCCTTCCTGCAGTGCTGGAACGAGTTCACCGTCGCCCTCGTGATCATGAACGCCGAGAACCAGACACTGCCGCTGTGGCTGCGCGGCTTCGTGCAGCAGAGCTCGAGCCGGGCGATCGACTGGGGCGAGGTGATGGCGGCTTCCACCATCGTCGCGATCCCGGTGATCGTGTTCTTCGTGATCGTCCAGGGCCGCATGACCAGCGGACTCGTCGCGGGGGCGGTCAAGGGCTGA
- a CDS encoding extracellular solute-binding protein: MKKTLGAVALIGASALVLAGCAGGTTPGGSDDASGFDPDGAKDQDITFWVMGGDTPDELREYLKDEYSEATGGTLTIEEQSWGDALTKLANQLPDAKNTPDVTEIGNTWSPTFTTSGAFSDLSEIYDDLGGSDLLQSFVDVGTVDGAQYALPYYFGSRYITYRKDIWEAAGLEVPTTLEEFNEDIKTLRTADQSGFYIGGEDWRNGVSWIFANGGELATKDGDTWVSTLSDEKTITGLEQFQDLFTKASNAPATEDDSTPWVNINNDKNGNPPTAATIIAPGWAHWSIGDFVEEKTADDGTVSEVREWNDDTFGVFPLPGTTAGEAAPVFAGGSNIGISAKSEKQAGAKELMRIIFSDEYQQMLGENGLGPANTKFVDSLGDDIFATALIDSALNSKLTPAAPGWAAVEGQKILEEFFGKVAAGGDIPELAAEYDEKIDAIING, translated from the coding sequence ATGAAGAAGACGCTTGGAGCCGTGGCGCTCATCGGCGCCTCGGCACTGGTGCTCGCCGGCTGCGCCGGCGGGACCACCCCCGGTGGATCGGACGATGCCTCGGGGTTCGACCCCGACGGCGCCAAGGACCAGGACATCACGTTCTGGGTCATGGGCGGAGACACCCCCGATGAGCTGCGCGAGTACTTGAAGGACGAGTACAGCGAGGCGACCGGCGGCACCCTCACGATCGAGGAGCAGTCCTGGGGCGACGCGCTGACCAAGCTGGCCAACCAGCTGCCCGACGCGAAGAACACCCCCGACGTGACCGAGATCGGCAACACCTGGTCGCCGACGTTCACCACCTCGGGCGCGTTCAGCGACCTGAGCGAGATCTACGACGACCTCGGCGGGTCCGACCTGCTCCAGTCGTTCGTCGACGTCGGCACGGTCGACGGCGCGCAGTACGCGCTGCCGTACTACTTCGGCTCGCGCTACATCACGTACCGCAAGGACATCTGGGAGGCCGCGGGCCTCGAGGTGCCCACGACCCTCGAAGAGTTCAACGAGGACATCAAGACGCTGCGCACGGCCGACCAGTCGGGCTTCTACATCGGCGGCGAGGACTGGCGCAACGGCGTCTCGTGGATCTTCGCGAACGGCGGCGAGCTCGCCACGAAGGACGGCGACACCTGGGTCTCGACGCTGAGCGACGAGAAGACCATCACCGGCCTCGAGCAGTTCCAGGACCTGTTCACGAAGGCCTCCAACGCTCCGGCGACCGAGGATGACAGCACGCCGTGGGTCAACATCAACAACGACAAGAACGGCAACCCGCCGACGGCCGCCACGATCATCGCACCCGGCTGGGCGCACTGGTCGATCGGCGACTTCGTCGAGGAGAAGACCGCTGACGACGGCACCGTGTCCGAGGTCCGCGAGTGGAACGACGACACCTTCGGCGTCTTCCCGCTCCCGGGCACGACCGCGGGAGAGGCGGCTCCCGTCTTCGCCGGCGGCTCGAACATCGGCATCTCGGCCAAGAGTGAGAAGCAGGCGGGCGCCAAGGAGCTGATGCGCATCATCTTCTCCGACGAGTACCAGCAGATGCTCGGCGAGAACGGCCTCGGCCCCGCGAACACGAAGTTCGTCGACTCGCTGGGTGACGACATCTTCGCCACGGCGCTCATCGACTCGGCGCTGAACTCGAAGCTCACCCCGGCCGCGCCCGGCTGGGCGGCGGTCGAGGGCCAGAAGATCCTCGAGGAGTTCTTCGGCAAGGTCGCAGCGGGCGGCGACATCCCGGAACTGGCCGCGGAGTACGACGAGAAGATCGACGCCATCATCAACGGCTGA
- a CDS encoding sugar ABC transporter permease, which translates to MAVPAPTTLKASGKRGAGRDADTEASVGGRRRSPVPYALLVPAIAILLFGMGYPVVWQVITSFQKYGALQQLGGKAPDFVGLENYIAVATSPTFWEVAVRSVIFCLVTALITVAIGMGLALLMTRVPSGVRITLQIALLLAWAMPVVAAMTVWIWLFDRRRGVVNYLLDLIPGVDMNQFNWIGGEPFVFFIVASIIVTWMSVPFVAFSAYAGLTQVSTEMVEASQLDGATGWQRLQYIVLPIIRPVLMIVLLLNLIWDLRVFTQITMLQDAGSNSSDYDLLGTYIYKMGVAGLNFGQGAAMAIFVLALTIVLSWFYIRSLLKEDQV; encoded by the coding sequence ATGGCGGTTCCTGCCCCCACCACACTGAAAGCGTCCGGCAAGCGCGGCGCCGGCCGCGACGCCGACACCGAAGCATCCGTCGGCGGCCGACGCCGCTCACCCGTTCCCTACGCCCTGCTCGTCCCCGCGATCGCGATCCTGCTGTTCGGCATGGGCTACCCCGTCGTGTGGCAGGTCATCACGTCCTTCCAGAAGTACGGCGCGCTGCAGCAGCTCGGCGGCAAGGCCCCCGACTTCGTCGGACTCGAGAACTACATCGCGGTCGCCACGAGCCCCACCTTCTGGGAGGTCGCGGTGCGCTCGGTGATCTTCTGCCTGGTCACGGCGCTGATCACGGTCGCCATCGGCATGGGGCTCGCCCTCCTGATGACCCGCGTCCCGTCGGGCGTGCGCATCACCCTGCAGATCGCGCTGCTGCTGGCCTGGGCTATGCCCGTCGTCGCGGCGATGACGGTGTGGATCTGGCTCTTCGACCGCCGTCGCGGCGTCGTCAACTACCTCCTCGACCTCATTCCGGGCGTCGACATGAACCAGTTCAACTGGATCGGCGGGGAGCCGTTCGTCTTTTTCATCGTCGCGTCGATCATCGTGACGTGGATGTCGGTGCCCTTCGTCGCCTTCTCGGCCTACGCCGGACTCACGCAGGTGTCGACGGAGATGGTCGAGGCCAGCCAGCTCGACGGCGCGACCGGCTGGCAGCGTCTGCAGTACATCGTCCTGCCGATCATCCGCCCGGTGCTCATGATCGTGCTGCTGCTCAACCTCATCTGGGATCTGCGCGTCTTCACGCAGATCACGATGCTGCAGGACGCCGGCTCGAACTCGAGCGACTACGACCTGCTGGGCACGTACATCTACAAGATGGGCGTCGCCGGCCTCAACTTCGGTCAGGGCGCGGCGATGGCGATCTTCGTCCTCGCGCTCACAATCGTCCTCAGCTGGTTCTACATCCGCAGTCTCTTGAAGGAGGACCAGGTCTGA
- a CDS encoding ROK family transcriptional regulator, with protein sequence MPNTEAQRGPSLADAPHSTANARAFVPGRTLRQGTKVLPEHARGHNRALVLQTLFHQGAMSRADLSRETGLTRVTISDLVGELIADGFVAEMGVREASGPGKPAILVDLDHAGHRIVGLDLSGSDTFIGAVLTLDGSIVARREVALPADEDVVATVVELARALVADSHAPVLGIGVGTPGVVDDQGVILTAPNFGWAGFDLEGALRSALGVPVLVANDANAAVLAEYTFGGAPDDVLLVKVGRGVGSGLLLAGQPMRGSRFAAGEIGHVTVGTDGGPQCACGKVGCLEAWLSVPSLTSRLSAASDPEAYEGILRDAGERLGIALAPVVGALDVSEIVLSGPPELLGGSLAEQAVETLRARTLAPSVDEGVRVRMTEQGQDIVLRGAAVMVLSGQLGVS encoded by the coding sequence ATGCCCAACACGGAAGCGCAGCGCGGCCCTTCCCTTGCCGACGCGCCGCACAGCACCGCGAACGCTCGCGCCTTCGTTCCCGGCCGCACGCTGCGGCAGGGGACCAAAGTACTCCCCGAGCACGCCCGCGGCCACAACCGCGCGCTCGTGCTCCAGACCCTGTTCCACCAGGGGGCGATGAGCCGGGCCGACCTCTCCCGAGAGACGGGCCTCACCCGCGTCACCATCTCCGACCTGGTCGGCGAGCTCATCGCCGACGGCTTCGTCGCCGAGATGGGCGTGCGCGAGGCGTCCGGTCCGGGGAAGCCCGCGATCCTGGTCGACCTCGATCACGCCGGGCATCGCATCGTCGGGCTCGACCTCTCCGGCAGCGACACCTTCATCGGCGCCGTGCTGACGCTCGACGGCAGCATCGTCGCGCGTCGCGAAGTCGCGCTCCCCGCCGACGAGGACGTCGTCGCCACGGTCGTCGAGCTGGCGCGTGCGCTCGTCGCCGACTCGCACGCGCCCGTGCTCGGCATCGGCGTCGGGACGCCCGGTGTGGTCGACGACCAGGGTGTGATCCTCACGGCGCCGAACTTCGGCTGGGCCGGCTTCGATCTCGAGGGTGCGCTGCGCAGCGCGCTCGGGGTTCCTGTCCTGGTCGCCAACGACGCCAACGCCGCCGTACTCGCCGAGTACACGTTCGGCGGCGCCCCCGACGACGTGCTGCTGGTCAAGGTCGGGCGAGGCGTCGGCTCGGGGCTGCTGCTGGCCGGTCAGCCCATGCGTGGCAGCCGCTTCGCCGCGGGTGAGATCGGCCACGTCACGGTCGGCACCGACGGCGGCCCGCAGTGCGCGTGCGGCAAGGTCGGATGCCTCGAGGCGTGGCTCTCTGTGCCCTCGCTGACGTCGCGGCTGAGCGCGGCATCCGATCCCGAAGCGTACGAGGGCATCCTGCGCGACGCGGGGGAGCGGCTGGGCATCGCGCTCGCTCCCGTCGTCGGTGCGCTGGACGTCTCGGAGATCGTGCTCTCCGGTCCCCCTGAACTTCTCGGCGGCTCCCTCGCGGAACAAGCCGTCGAGACCCTCCGTGCGCGCACGCTCGCGCCGTCCGTGGACGAAGGCGTGCGAGTGCGGATGACGGAGCAAGGCCAGGACATCGTCCTGCGCGGCGCAGCCGTCATGGTCCTGTCAGGACAACTCGGGGTGTCCTGA
- a CDS encoding L,D-transpeptidase family protein produces the protein MRDLATQPRAEEASADDALEGEQDVDSEATATADSAPSPAMDEKDAVTQSDVVTEDVVAPAAGSEDPAAVEADSTEPQETDAVAEAQELEAAAEAQETDAVAEAEETGAAAEAEDLEPEAEVDEPEPDDIDSDAEANEEAEAEQHAATEEDAEPELEADLAAEDGAVAEADSDTEADSGADLATVAVATAVLAPAGPAPSPAATPTETAADGSVYAWAPAEPKAKKKHPALWISAAAGVAVVGLVVSSLVLIAPGTAVAGVPVGWLTPGAAAEAIEQRLAETTVVLTGSGEDAELTGAELGATVDAQALADAAFAAHPMWNPTAWFATTDAEIELEAAAATDALRDAAPQLYTDPVDATLAFDPATASYAATPAVEGVGIDVATIQAAIQAAFEAGQTRVQVDPVSAAVPADISTETADATVAQLNGMLDTAGFYVGDERTVPIDRAVAASWLSIAPKGDEFAITADPAAIQPVVDTLAAAVDRAPENAVVITDTGGKVLQTMAAGQSGRQLGDATGVAAAYAGQLGSGDAVFKLPVDEVPVSTTTLARNIVVDLSEQRTYIYENGQVVNSFLVSSGTAATPTHTGNFRINSHVRVQDMGALCYNPNAVNSYCTEDVPWVMYFNGDQGFHGTYWHNNFGNRMSHGCVNLSLGMAEFLYSWAPNGTEVRVQA, from the coding sequence GTGAGAGATCTGGCGACCCAGCCGCGTGCCGAAGAGGCGTCTGCGGACGACGCCCTCGAGGGCGAGCAGGACGTCGACAGCGAGGCGACGGCAACGGCCGATTCCGCGCCGTCGCCTGCCATGGACGAGAAGGATGCCGTGACTCAGTCGGATGTCGTGACCGAGGACGTTGTCGCGCCCGCAGCCGGGTCCGAGGACCCCGCCGCAGTCGAGGCGGACAGCACCGAGCCGCAGGAGACGGATGCCGTCGCCGAGGCGCAGGAGCTCGAGGCGGCCGCCGAGGCGCAGGAGACGGATGCCGTCGCTGAGGCCGAGGAGACGGGTGCCGCCGCCGAGGCGGAGGATCTCGAGCCCGAGGCCGAGGTTGACGAGCCCGAGCCCGACGACATCGACAGCGACGCCGAAGCCAATGAAGAAGCGGAAGCCGAGCAGCACGCTGCCACCGAGGAGGACGCGGAGCCGGAGCTCGAAGCCGACCTCGCCGCCGAGGACGGGGCAGTCGCCGAAGCCGACTCCGACACCGAAGCCGACTCCGGTGCCGACCTCGCGACCGTCGCAGTGGCGACCGCTGTGCTCGCACCCGCCGGACCCGCGCCCTCCCCCGCCGCGACGCCCACCGAGACCGCAGCCGATGGCTCGGTGTACGCGTGGGCGCCCGCGGAGCCGAAGGCGAAGAAGAAGCACCCCGCCCTCTGGATCAGTGCGGCCGCCGGCGTCGCAGTGGTCGGACTGGTCGTCTCTTCGCTCGTGCTCATCGCACCGGGCACAGCCGTCGCCGGAGTGCCCGTCGGCTGGCTCACCCCGGGCGCCGCCGCCGAAGCCATCGAGCAGCGCCTCGCCGAGACCACGGTCGTACTGACCGGCTCGGGCGAGGACGCCGAGCTCACCGGCGCAGAGCTGGGCGCCACCGTGGACGCGCAGGCCCTTGCGGACGCAGCCTTCGCAGCCCACCCGATGTGGAACCCGACCGCGTGGTTCGCGACGACCGATGCGGAGATCGAGCTCGAGGCCGCGGCCGCGACCGACGCGCTGCGCGATGCGGCCCCGCAGCTGTACACCGACCCGGTCGATGCGACCTTGGCATTCGACCCCGCCACGGCCTCGTACGCCGCCACGCCCGCGGTCGAGGGAGTGGGCATCGATGTCGCGACCATCCAGGCGGCGATCCAGGCGGCGTTCGAAGCCGGGCAGACACGGGTCCAGGTGGACCCCGTGTCCGCCGCCGTTCCGGCCGACATCTCGACGGAGACCGCCGACGCGACCGTGGCCCAGCTGAACGGCATGCTCGACACGGCCGGCTTCTACGTGGGCGACGAGCGCACGGTGCCGATCGACCGTGCGGTCGCGGCATCCTGGCTCTCCATCGCCCCGAAGGGGGACGAGTTCGCCATCACTGCCGACCCCGCGGCCATCCAGCCCGTCGTCGACACGCTCGCGGCCGCGGTGGACCGCGCCCCCGAGAACGCCGTCGTCATCACCGACACCGGCGGCAAGGTGCTCCAGACGATGGCGGCGGGTCAGTCCGGGCGTCAGCTCGGCGACGCTACGGGCGTCGCGGCGGCCTACGCCGGCCAGCTCGGCTCGGGCGACGCGGTCTTCAAGCTCCCCGTCGACGAGGTGCCGGTGAGCACGACCACGCTGGCTCGCAACATCGTCGTCGACCTCAGCGAGCAGCGCACCTACATCTACGAGAACGGGCAGGTGGTCAACAGCTTCCTCGTCTCGTCGGGCACGGCAGCCACCCCGACACACACCGGGAACTTCCGCATCAACTCGCACGTCCGGGTGCAGGACATGGGCGCTCTCTGCTACAACCCGAACGCCGTCAACAGCTACTGCACCGAGGACGTGCCGTGGGTGATGTACTTCAACGGCGACCAGGGCTTCCACGGTACGTACTGGCACAACAACTTCGGCAATCGGATGAGCCACGGCTGCGTGAACCTGTCCCTCGGCATGGCGGAGTTCCTCTACTCGTGGGCGCCGAACGGCACCGAGGTGCGCGTCCAGGCGTGA